A genomic window from Lycium barbarum isolate Lr01 chromosome 4, ASM1917538v2, whole genome shotgun sequence includes:
- the LOC132637064 gene encoding uncharacterized protein LOC132637064 yields the protein MGNCVETCLQRGNIEELRVQEEKTGEFIKENVEMEKGKTNMRLKIVLTKEELEWLLLKLKFQEVKNLEEVLGEIERNRGKVTCGWKPSLESITESPEIPEMMDR from the coding sequence ATGGGAAATTGTGTAGAAACATGTTTACAAAGGGGAAATATAGAGGAATTAAGGGTGCAAGAAGAAAAAACAGGggaatttataaaggaaaatgTTGAGAtggaaaaaggaaaaacaaatatGAGATTGAAAATAGTTTTGACTAAAGAAGAGTTGGAATGGCTACTTCTTAAGCTGAAATTTCAAGAAGTGAAAAATTTAGAGGAAGTTTTGGGTGAAATTGAAAGAAATAGAGGGAAAGTTACTTGTGGATGGAAACCAAGTTTAGAAAGCATTACAGAGAGCCCTGAAATTCCAGAAATGATGGATAGatga